One window of Arvicola amphibius chromosome 6, mArvAmp1.2, whole genome shotgun sequence genomic DNA carries:
- the Tmed9 gene encoding transmembrane emp24 domain-containing protein 9, protein MATELGMRVVGTPPGLSLGRGMRAFLLLLWFAARGDALYFHIGETEKKCFIEEIPDETMVIGNYRTQLYDKQREEYQPATPGLGMFVEVKDPEDKVILARQYGSEGRFTFTSHTPGEHQICLHSNSTKFSLFAGGMLRVHLDIQVGEHANDYAEIAAKDKLSELQLRVRQLVEQVEQIQKEQNYQRWREERFRQTSESTNQRVLWWSILQTLILVAIGVWQMRHLKSFFEAKKLV, encoded by the exons ATGGCTACCGAGCTAGGCATGCGGGTTGTCGGAACCCCACCCGGACTCTCGCTGGGAAGAGGGATGCGGGCCTTCCTGCTGCTGTTGTGGTTTGCAGCCCGTGGGGACGCGCTGTATTTCCAcattggggagacagagaagaagtgCTTTATTGAGGAAATTCCGGACGAGACCATGGTCATCG GAAATTACCGGACGCAGCTATATGACAAACAGCGGGAGGAGTACCAGCCAGCCACCCCTGGGCTTGGCATGTTCGTGGAGGTAAAAGACCCGGAGGACAAG GTCATCCTGGCCCGGCAATATGGCTCTGAGGGCAGGTTCACCTTTACCTCCCATACCCCTGGTGAGCACCAGATCTGTCTTCACTCAAATTCTACCAAATTCTCTCTCTTTGCTGGAGGCATGCTG AGAGTTCACCTTGACATCCAAGTGGGTGAGCATGCGAACGACTATGCAGAAATTGCTGCCAAAGACAAGCTGAGCGAGCTGCAGCTGAGAGTGCGACAGCTGGTGGAGCAAGTGGAGCAGATCCAAAAGGAGCAGAACTACCAGCGG TGGCGGGAGGAGCGCTTCCGACAAACCAGTGAGAGCACCAACCAACGAGTGCTGTGGTGGTCCATCCTGCAAACGCTCATCCTTGTGGCCATTGGCGTCTGGCAGATGCGGCACCTCAAGAGTTTCTTTGAAGCCAAGAAGTTGGTGTAG